From Aquabacter sp. L1I39, the proteins below share one genomic window:
- a CDS encoding fumarylacetoacetate hydrolase family protein translates to MKLATFEFQGRTQVGVVDAQAGTVRPVKAGGMLELIAGWDGHQDALAAAGESLALSQVHLLAPIPRPSRNIICVGKNYREHAKEFAQSGFEAGAVAGAEIDPYPAVFSKPPATVVGPGATVETHPGVTDAIDYEVELALIIGKGGRNIAKENAFDHIFGYTIVNDVTARDRQKNHKQWYLGKALDTFCPMGPWITTADEVDATNLQVQSWVNGELRQDANTSDLIFDIPTLIAFISGGSTLEPGDIIATGTPQGVGIGFKPPKFLKSGDVVRCAITGLGTLENPFH, encoded by the coding sequence ATGAAACTGGCGACGTTTGAATTTCAGGGACGCACCCAGGTGGGCGTCGTGGATGCGCAGGCCGGCACCGTCCGCCCCGTCAAGGCGGGCGGCATGCTGGAGCTGATCGCAGGCTGGGACGGGCACCAGGATGCGCTCGCCGCCGCCGGCGAATCCCTCGCTTTGTCGCAGGTCCACCTGCTCGCCCCCATTCCGCGACCGAGCCGGAACATCATCTGCGTCGGCAAGAATTACCGCGAGCATGCCAAGGAGTTCGCCCAGTCCGGTTTCGAGGCCGGTGCGGTGGCGGGCGCCGAGATCGATCCCTATCCCGCCGTCTTCAGTAAGCCGCCGGCGACCGTGGTGGGTCCGGGCGCGACGGTGGAAACCCATCCGGGCGTCACCGACGCCATCGATTACGAGGTCGAGCTGGCGCTCATCATCGGCAAGGGCGGGCGCAACATCGCCAAAGAGAACGCCTTCGACCACATCTTCGGCTACACCATCGTCAACGATGTGACCGCCCGCGACCGGCAGAAGAATCACAAGCAGTGGTATCTGGGCAAGGCGCTGGACACCTTCTGCCCCATGGGCCCCTGGATCACCACTGCGGACGAGGTGGATGCCACCAATCTGCAAGTGCAGTCCTGGGTGAATGGGGAATTGCGGCAGGATGCCAACACGTCGGACCTTATCTTCGACATCCCCACTCTGATCGCGTTCATTTCCGGCGGCTCCACGCTGGAGCCCGGCGACATCATAGCCACGGGCACACCCCAGGGCGTCGGGATCGGCTTCAAGCCGCCGAAATTCCTGAAATCCGGGGATGTGGTGCGCTGCGCTATCACCGGCCTCGGCACGCTGGAAAATCCGTTCCACTGA
- a CDS encoding GGDEF domain-containing protein gives MNKSAVPSRAELCQTLAHLANDSADDIVSRFYARFLDEFQAQVFLSSEMVEERLKHSLRHWIVTLFSEPELDEAAQRQIGEVHARIRIPPSLVVQGANLIKIELLARLETLPMALPHLVALIRVMNARVDAAVAIMTDAYMARSVQRAQMDEAYRLFELGQDITLEHERQRAELMEWSQGLLFSLLEPGMRAPLRRISASPFGLWVVHRAGLLFDGRKGLDDLVAGLRKIDLQMLTRIEAAKALGGPDLQPLVTQLQRTVEELKFLLNEMFQSIAAVESGRDPLTRALNRRFMPTILSREISIAAKSGRPFSVLMLDVDCFKAINDRHGHGVGDVVLRHVAEHVLYCVRASDFVFRYGGEEFLIALVETGAEEALAAAERIRTTLEGAPLRLPDQSETRVTVSIGIAVYGGHPDYALLVDGADRALYAAKTAGRNRSVLAA, from the coding sequence ATGAACAAGAGTGCGGTGCCCTCCCGGGCCGAACTTTGCCAAACCCTCGCCCACCTTGCCAACGACAGCGCCGACGACATTGTGAGTCGCTTCTATGCCCGCTTCCTGGATGAGTTCCAGGCGCAGGTGTTTCTCAGTTCCGAGATGGTGGAAGAGCGGCTGAAGCATTCGCTTCGCCATTGGATCGTTACCCTTTTCTCGGAACCGGAACTGGACGAGGCGGCGCAGCGCCAGATCGGCGAAGTACATGCGCGCATCCGCATCCCGCCCTCGCTGGTGGTGCAAGGGGCCAATCTCATCAAGATCGAGCTTTTGGCGCGCCTCGAGACGTTGCCCATGGCCCTGCCGCATCTGGTGGCGCTCATCCGGGTCATGAATGCGCGGGTGGATGCCGCCGTCGCCATCATGACCGACGCCTATATGGCGCGCTCTGTGCAGCGGGCGCAGATGGACGAGGCCTACCGCCTGTTTGAGCTCGGGCAGGACATCACGCTGGAACATGAGCGCCAGCGGGCCGAATTGATGGAATGGAGCCAGGGGCTTCTGTTCTCCCTTCTGGAGCCGGGCATGCGCGCCCCCTTGCGCCGCATCTCGGCGTCACCTTTCGGCCTGTGGGTGGTGCATCGCGCAGGCCTGCTGTTCGACGGGCGCAAGGGCCTGGACGATCTGGTGGCAGGCTTACGGAAGATTGACCTCCAGATGCTCACGCGCATCGAGGCAGCCAAGGCGTTGGGCGGGCCCGATCTCCAGCCCCTGGTGACGCAGCTCCAGCGCACCGTGGAGGAGTTGAAGTTCCTCCTCAACGAGATGTTCCAGTCCATCGCCGCCGTCGAATCAGGGCGGGACCCGCTGACCCGCGCGCTCAACCGGCGCTTCATGCCGACCATCCTGAGCCGCGAGATCTCGATTGCCGCAAAGTCGGGGCGGCCCTTCTCGGTGCTGATGCTGGACGTGGACTGCTTCAAGGCCATCAATGACCGTCACGGCCATGGCGTTGGCGACGTGGTGTTGCGGCACGTGGCCGAGCACGTGCTCTATTGCGTGCGGGCCAGCGACTTCGTGTTCCGCTATGGCGGTGAGGAGTTTCTTATCGCCTTGGTTGAGACAGGCGCGGAAGAGGCGCTGGCCGCCGCGGAGCGCATCCGCACCACCTTGGAAGGTGCGCCCCTGCGCCTGCCCGATCAGAGCGAGACCCGCGTGACGGTTTCCATCGGCATTGCCGTCTATGGCGGCCATCCAGACTATGCCCTGCTCGTGGATGGCGCCGATCGCGCGCTCTATGCGGCCAAGACGGCGGGCCGGAACAGATCCGTCCTCGCCGCCTGA
- a CDS encoding SCO family protein: MARFKPSGLVLAAMAGGLLMLGAGFAIPEMAGGAGPRATAGSATAAPAAIGGPFKLASSKGGVLTDQDLKGAPFAIFFGFTHCPEICPTSLWEMSESLKRLGPEADKLKVLFVTVDPERDTPEILARYLQSFDPRIIGLSGTQKEMEAAAKAYRVYWRKVPTSDGDYTMDHTALIYLMDSKGAYEGFIAYKDDEATRDRKLRALLAKSAGPS; this comes from the coding sequence ATGGCTCGGTTCAAGCCGTCCGGCCTGGTGCTGGCCGCGATGGCCGGCGGCCTGCTGATGCTGGGCGCCGGTTTCGCCATTCCCGAGATGGCGGGCGGGGCCGGCCCGCGTGCTACCGCCGGCTCCGCCACCGCCGCGCCTGCTGCCATCGGTGGCCCCTTCAAGCTCGCCTCCTCCAAGGGGGGCGTGCTGACCGACCAGGACCTGAAGGGCGCCCCCTTCGCCATCTTCTTCGGCTTCACCCACTGCCCGGAAATCTGCCCGACCAGCCTGTGGGAGATGTCCGAATCGCTGAAGCGGCTCGGCCCGGAGGCGGACAAGCTGAAGGTCCTGTTCGTCACCGTGGACCCCGAGCGCGACACGCCGGAGATTCTCGCCCGCTACCTCCAGTCCTTCGATCCGCGCATCATCGGGCTGTCGGGAACCCAGAAGGAGATGGAGGCCGCGGCCAAGGCCTATCGGGTCTATTGGCGCAAGGTCCCGACGTCCGATGGCGACTACACCATGGACCATACGGCGCTGATCTATCTGATGGATTCCAAGGGCGCCTATGAGGGCTTCATCGCCTACAAGGACGACGAGGCCACCCGCGACCGCAAGCTGCGCGCGTTGCTGGCGAAATCGGCGGGCCCGTCATGA
- a CDS encoding copper chaperone PCu(A)C: MNFVARARQTAPYSRLPAPLARLLRRLYVEEVVAAFAFAAFVVTFSAQALLAHEFKVGPIEIDHPWTRATPDGANVAAGYMTLKNAGHSADHLVGGTLDGVQKVEIHEMAMKDGVMIMRPVTGGVEIPASGSVTLKPGSYHVMFIGLSQPLKQGTKVNGTLTFEKAGTVQVQYVVDALAAQSSGHDHGNMPATGK, from the coding sequence ATGAACTTTGTCGCTCGCGCGCGCCAGACCGCGCCCTATTCCCGCCTGCCCGCCCCGCTCGCCCGCCTCCTCCGGCGGCTTTATGTGGAAGAAGTGGTGGCCGCCTTCGCCTTTGCCGCCTTTGTGGTCACCTTTTCCGCCCAGGCGCTGCTGGCCCATGAGTTCAAGGTCGGCCCGATCGAGATCGACCATCCCTGGACCCGCGCAACGCCCGACGGTGCCAATGTGGCCGCCGGCTACATGACACTGAAGAATGCCGGCCATTCCGCCGATCACCTGGTGGGAGGCACCCTCGACGGGGTGCAGAAGGTGGAAATCCACGAGATGGCCATGAAGGATGGCGTCATGATCATGCGCCCGGTCACGGGCGGCGTGGAGATTCCCGCGTCCGGCTCTGTCACCCTGAAGCCTGGCTCCTATCACGTGATGTTCATCGGCCTCAGCCAGCCCCTGAAGCAGGGCACCAAGGTGAACGGAACCTTGACCTTCGAGAAGGCCGGGACAGTGCAAGTGCAATATGTGGTCGATGCGCTGGCTGCACAGAGCAGCGGGCACGACCACGGCAACATGCCGGCCACGGGCAAGTAA
- a CDS encoding molybdate ABC transporter substrate-binding protein, which produces MTSLRVLSGGAAHGLVRRLAPAFKEKTGLSVDGEFGAVGGMATRFREGDPADFLILTRALIETIDAEGRLVPGSITDVGRVATCVAVPAGHAHPDVHTPEALKGAWQRAESLFVPDMTKSTAGQHVAKVLAMLGLAEEMAPRIREFPNGATAMAALAAAGTPGAFGCTQATEILATDGLDVIGELPGPLALTSMYTAAVALSSPRGAEAAQFIAALASASIREDLGFSV; this is translated from the coding sequence GTGACGAGTTTGCGCGTTTTGAGCGGCGGTGCCGCCCATGGGCTGGTGCGGCGCCTCGCCCCCGCTTTCAAGGAAAAGACCGGGCTGTCCGTGGATGGGGAATTCGGGGCGGTCGGGGGCATGGCCACCCGGTTTCGCGAGGGCGATCCGGCCGATTTCCTGATCCTGACCCGAGCCCTCATCGAGACAATCGACGCTGAGGGGCGCCTCGTGCCGGGAAGCATCACCGATGTGGGGCGCGTCGCCACCTGCGTTGCCGTGCCCGCCGGCCATGCCCATCCCGATGTCCACACCCCCGAAGCCCTGAAGGGGGCTTGGCAGAGGGCGGAGAGCCTCTTTGTGCCGGACATGACGAAATCCACCGCCGGCCAGCATGTGGCCAAGGTGCTGGCCATGCTGGGTCTTGCGGAGGAGATGGCGCCCCGCATCCGCGAGTTTCCCAATGGCGCCACCGCCATGGCTGCCCTTGCGGCCGCCGGGACACCGGGCGCCTTCGGCTGTACGCAGGCCACCGAAATCCTCGCCACCGACGGCCTCGACGTGATCGGCGAACTGCCCGGACCTCTGGCGCTGACCTCCATGTATACGGCGGCGGTGGCGCTCTCTAGTCCGCGCGGCGCTGAGGCCGCGCAGTTCATCGCCGCTCTGGCCAGCGCTTCCATCCGGGAAGACCTGGGCTTCTCGGTGTGA
- a CDS encoding xanthine dehydrogenase family protein molybdopterin-binding subunit, with amino-acid sequence MTGPMLPGSLRANPRLGQWLRLTPDGTVHVSPGKVEIGQGILTALATIAADALEVERGRIRMVPPSTVRSPDEGVTSGSLSVQDSGRALRHVGREVRQMLVELAAARMGVDPQDCRVEDGIVRGPGNGHVSYFDLAADLSLDRPATLEGAGPSPAPKSEGGDLPRLDVPDKVFGRARFIHDLRLPGLRHGRVVRPTRTGARLERLDELGDLSPDVVIVRDGNFLGVVGGSEESVDRAAARLKARAVWEGGVDLPDETELEGWLRAAPCETTLVDRREGPADRAVAQTLTRRFSRPFIAHASIAPCCALARWEGDRLEVWSHSQGIFMLRADLARTFARAPDQVVVNHVEGAGCYGHNGADDVALDAALLARACPGEPVRVQWTREDELANAPFGAAMAVEIGVDLDGDGEVVSWRHDVWSNGHSLRPGRAATPTLLAASEMAAGFPRPVSINMPLSTGGGSDRNAVPLYDFPDWRITNHRLLTMPVRTSALRALGAFANVFAIEQVMDELARARDEDPLAFRLRHLKDPRALAVLEAVARRSGWPSGQGAGDGTGRGLAYARYKNTGAYCAVVADVLCEEEVRVRRLTIAVDVGEVISRDGVLNQIEGGAVQATSWTLKEAVRFDREGITSRSWATYPILTFAEVPAVDVEICATPGTSSLGAGEASQGPTAAAIANAVFDAIGVRVRRTPITRDAILSAME; translated from the coding sequence ATGACCGGCCCCATGCTTCCCGGCAGCCTGCGTGCCAATCCAAGACTCGGCCAGTGGCTGCGCCTGACGCCCGATGGCACGGTTCATGTGAGCCCCGGCAAGGTGGAAATCGGGCAGGGCATCCTCACCGCGCTCGCCACCATCGCGGCCGATGCGCTGGAGGTGGAGCGCGGCCGTATCCGCATGGTGCCGCCGAGCACGGTGCGCAGCCCCGACGAAGGCGTGACCTCCGGCAGCCTGTCGGTGCAGGACAGTGGCCGCGCCTTGCGCCATGTGGGGCGGGAGGTGCGCCAGATGCTGGTGGAGTTGGCGGCGGCCCGGATGGGCGTCGATCCGCAGGATTGCCGTGTGGAAGACGGTATCGTCAGGGGGCCGGGCAATGGCCATGTGAGCTATTTCGACCTTGCAGCCGATCTGTCGCTGGATCGTCCCGCGACCCTTGAGGGCGCCGGCCCGTCGCCGGCGCCAAAGAGCGAGGGCGGGGATCTGCCCCGCCTGGACGTTCCCGACAAGGTGTTCGGCCGCGCCCGTTTCATCCACGATTTGCGACTGCCCGGTCTGCGGCATGGCCGAGTGGTGCGTCCCACGCGCACGGGCGCCCGGCTGGAACGCCTGGATGAGTTGGGCGATCTGTCCCCCGATGTGGTGATCGTGCGCGACGGCAATTTCCTGGGCGTGGTTGGCGGCTCCGAGGAGAGTGTCGACCGCGCCGCCGCGCGGCTGAAGGCGCGCGCCGTATGGGAGGGAGGCGTTGACCTTCCCGACGAGACCGAGCTTGAAGGTTGGCTGCGCGCCGCCCCCTGCGAGACCACGCTGGTGGATCGCCGCGAAGGCCCCGCCGATCGGGCCGTGGCGCAGACGCTGACGCGCCGCTTCTCCCGCCCCTTCATCGCCCATGCTTCCATCGCGCCCTGCTGCGCGCTGGCCCGCTGGGAGGGGGACCGGCTGGAGGTGTGGAGTCACAGCCAGGGCATTTTCATGCTCCGCGCCGATCTCGCCCGCACTTTCGCACGCGCCCCCGACCAGGTGGTGGTGAACCATGTGGAGGGGGCCGGCTGCTATGGCCACAACGGCGCCGACGACGTGGCGCTCGATGCCGCGCTTCTCGCGCGCGCCTGCCCCGGTGAGCCGGTGCGGGTGCAGTGGACGCGGGAGGACGAACTGGCCAACGCGCCCTTCGGCGCGGCCATGGCGGTGGAGATCGGCGTCGACCTTGATGGCGACGGCGAGGTCGTATCCTGGCGGCACGATGTGTGGAGCAATGGCCACAGCCTGCGCCCGGGCCGAGCGGCGACGCCCACCCTCTTGGCGGCGAGCGAAATGGCGGCGGGCTTTCCCCGGCCGGTTTCCATCAATATGCCGCTCTCCACCGGCGGCGGCTCCGACCGCAATGCGGTGCCACTCTATGATTTTCCAGACTGGCGCATCACCAATCATCGGCTCCTGACCATGCCGGTGCGCACGTCTGCGCTGCGGGCGCTTGGCGCGTTTGCCAATGTCTTCGCTATCGAGCAGGTGATGGACGAGCTGGCGCGGGCGCGGGATGAAGATCCGCTCGCCTTCCGGTTGCGTCACCTGAAAGACCCGCGTGCGCTTGCAGTGCTGGAGGCGGTTGCGCGCCGCTCCGGCTGGCCTTCCGGCCAAGGCGCGGGAGACGGCACCGGGCGGGGCCTCGCCTATGCCCGCTACAAGAATACGGGTGCCTATTGCGCCGTGGTGGCGGATGTCCTTTGCGAGGAGGAGGTGCGGGTGCGCCGCCTCACCATCGCGGTGGATGTGGGCGAGGTCATCAGCCGCGACGGCGTCCTCAACCAGATCGAGGGCGGGGCGGTCCAGGCCACGAGCTGGACCTTGAAGGAGGCGGTGCGGTTCGACCGGGAGGGGATCACCTCCCGCTCCTGGGCCACCTATCCGATCCTCACCTTCGCCGAGGTGCCGGCCGTGGACGTGGAGATTTGTGCCACGCCCGGTACCTCATCCCTGGGCGCGGGCGAGGCCTCGCAGGGGCCGACGGCCGCGGCCATCGCCAATGCCGTGTTCGATGCCATCGGCGTGCGGGTGCGGCGCACCCCCATCACGCGAGATGCCATCCTTTCAGCCATGGAGTGA
- a CDS encoding tripartite tricarboxylate transporter substrate binding protein: MLKRLAHGFAVLSALALATPALAQNAASSYPSRAVKIIVPFGPGGPADLYARLVGQRLQEVFNQPFVVENRPGAGSVIGTAEAAKAPADGYTLLMMSNTQTANESLLRKKPYELMRDFVGVSPVNYSDLVIVVNPQVEARTLKDFIAYAKANPGKITYASSGQGTPYHMATELFRAMSGTDMLHIAHKNSGDARNNVIGGHVQMMMDAVTTMAPMVQAGKVVALATTGPTRSTVLPNVPTAEEAGLPGYQASIWLGFMAPAGTPREIVDKLNAEIVKYLSNPDLKVDWGKSGAVPMIMTPTQFDDYLKADIAKWRGVVEKFNITAD, encoded by the coding sequence ATGCTGAAACGCCTCGCACACGGCTTTGCCGTCCTGTCCGCGCTCGCCCTGGCCACGCCTGCGCTGGCCCAGAATGCGGCCTCGTCCTATCCCTCGCGCGCGGTGAAGATCATCGTGCCCTTCGGGCCGGGCGGCCCGGCCGACCTTTATGCCCGTCTCGTCGGCCAGCGCCTCCAGGAGGTGTTCAACCAGCCATTCGTGGTGGAAAATCGCCCCGGCGCCGGCTCGGTGATCGGCACGGCGGAAGCCGCCAAGGCACCGGCGGATGGCTACACGCTGCTGATGATGTCCAACACCCAGACCGCCAACGAATCTCTTCTGCGCAAGAAGCCCTATGAGCTGATGCGCGATTTCGTGGGCGTGTCGCCGGTCAATTATTCCGACCTTGTGATCGTGGTGAACCCGCAGGTGGAGGCCCGCACACTCAAGGACTTCATCGCCTACGCCAAAGCCAATCCGGGCAAGATCACCTATGCCTCTTCGGGCCAGGGCACGCCCTATCACATGGCCACCGAGCTGTTCCGCGCCATGAGCGGCACGGACATGCTTCACATCGCCCACAAGAACAGCGGCGATGCCCGCAACAACGTCATCGGCGGACACGTGCAGATGATGATGGACGCCGTGACCACCATGGCGCCCATGGTTCAGGCGGGGAAGGTGGTCGCCCTCGCCACCACCGGCCCCACCCGCTCCACCGTTCTGCCCAACGTGCCCACCGCCGAGGAAGCCGGCCTGCCCGGCTACCAGGCCTCCATCTGGCTCGGCTTCATGGCGCCCGCCGGCACGCCGCGTGAGATCGTGGACAAGCTGAATGCCGAGATCGTCAAATATCTCAGCAATCCCGATCTGAAGGTCGACTGGGGCAAGTCCGGCGCCGTGCCCATGATCATGACGCCCACCCAGTTCGACGATTATCTGAAGGCCGATATCGCCAAGTGGCGGGGCGTGGTCGAGAAGTTCAACATCACGGCTGACTGA
- a CDS encoding (2Fe-2S)-binding protein, with the protein MVSLVLHVNGADRPVEADPQTSLLGVLRGALALSGPRFGCGEGECGACRVLVDGACITACDTPLWAVEGKEVTTLEGLGDEACPHPLQSAFLTEQAMQCGYCASGIIMSAAALLTSNPDPTEDEVRHALARNLCRCGAHNRMVRAILAAAREMRA; encoded by the coding sequence ATGGTCTCCCTTGTCCTGCATGTGAATGGCGCGGATCGGCCCGTGGAGGCCGATCCGCAGACCAGTCTTCTCGGTGTGCTGCGCGGGGCGCTCGCCCTGTCCGGCCCGCGCTTCGGCTGCGGCGAGGGGGAATGCGGCGCCTGCCGGGTGCTGGTGGACGGCGCCTGCATCACCGCCTGCGACACCCCGCTCTGGGCGGTGGAAGGCAAGGAGGTCACCACCCTGGAAGGGTTGGGAGACGAGGCCTGCCCCCATCCGCTCCAATCCGCCTTCCTGACCGAACAGGCGATGCAGTGCGGTTATTGCGCCTCCGGCATCATCATGTCGGCTGCCGCGCTCCTGACGTCCAATCCCGACCCCACCGAGGACGAGGTGCGGCACGCGTTGGCGCGCAACCTGTGCCGGTGCGGCGCCCATAACCGGATGGTGCGCGCCATCCTCGCCGCCGCACGGGAGATGCGCGCATGA
- a CDS encoding hemin uptake protein HemP, with product MRGRGRMRIVRLAPVPPQPKTVRAVPVVRGCIESGDLFQGDRRIRIAHGDQVYTLTLTSKNTLILTK from the coding sequence ATGCGAGGGAGAGGACGCATGCGCATCGTTCGCCTGGCCCCCGTTCCGCCTCAGCCCAAAACCGTCCGGGCGGTGCCGGTCGTCAGGGGATGCATCGAGAGCGGGGACCTGTTCCAGGGCGACCGCCGAATTCGCATCGCCCATGGAGATCAAGTCTACACACTGACACTCACAAGCAAGAATACGCTCATTCTGACGAAATAG
- a CDS encoding carboxymuconolactone decarboxylase family protein, translating to MARIPYGNPDAPDVKPLVDRIVAERGNLLHLYQMLIHSAPVAEGWLNLLTAIRQKGVLPGGLREMIIIRIASLNNAPYEADQHVPIALKEGVPQAQLDALANWRDSALFSGKERAVLAYVDAMTRQIQVPQDVFAAVRAHFDDREMVELTATIGAYNMVSRFLEALEIHSHDKR from the coding sequence ATGGCCCGTATTCCCTACGGCAATCCGGATGCTCCGGACGTCAAGCCGCTGGTGGACCGCATTGTCGCCGAGCGCGGCAACCTGCTTCACCTCTACCAGATGCTCATTCACAGCGCGCCGGTGGCGGAAGGCTGGCTGAACCTGCTCACCGCCATCCGCCAGAAGGGCGTGCTGCCGGGCGGGCTGCGCGAGATGATCATCATCCGCATCGCGAGCCTCAACAACGCGCCCTACGAGGCCGACCAGCATGTGCCCATCGCGCTGAAGGAAGGCGTGCCGCAGGCGCAGCTCGACGCCCTCGCGAACTGGCGGGACAGCGCGCTCTTCTCGGGCAAGGAACGGGCGGTACTTGCCTATGTGGACGCCATGACCCGCCAGATCCAGGTGCCACAGGACGTTTTCGCCGCGGTCCGCGCCCATTTCGACGATCGGGAAATGGTGGAGCTGACCGCGACCATCGGCGCCTACAATATGGTCTCGCGCTTCCTGGAGGCGCTGGAAATCCACTCGCACGACAAGCGCTGA
- a CDS encoding FadR/GntR family transcriptional regulator encodes MSAPAVTKQSARVHDFLSAAIAGGDFSPGAKLPTERALSEKLGVPRSAVRDGLSVLEARGQVVRIVGSGTYVAEAQKAPVIATPPQTGRDASPADIMAARLVVEPRLAALVVTNATSADLEKIDQCNRAADLAEDFEAFEHWDAALHEAIAQATRNPLIIDIYGAITGARDRTEWGDLKRRTITADRRALYSVEHGVMVAALRARDVAAAEAAIAAHLLTVRRNLLGV; translated from the coding sequence ATGAGCGCGCCGGCCGTCACCAAGCAATCAGCGCGTGTGCATGACTTCCTGTCCGCCGCCATCGCCGGCGGGGACTTCAGCCCCGGCGCCAAACTGCCCACCGAGCGGGCGCTCTCCGAAAAGCTGGGCGTGCCGCGCAGCGCGGTGCGCGACGGCCTGTCGGTGCTGGAGGCGCGCGGCCAAGTGGTGCGGATCGTCGGCAGCGGCACCTATGTGGCGGAAGCACAAAAGGCGCCGGTCATCGCCACGCCACCGCAGACAGGGCGGGATGCCAGCCCTGCGGACATCATGGCGGCGCGCCTCGTGGTGGAGCCCCGCCTCGCCGCATTGGTCGTCACCAATGCCACCAGCGCAGACCTGGAGAAGATCGACCAGTGCAATCGCGCCGCCGACCTCGCCGAGGATTTCGAGGCATTCGAGCATTGGGATGCGGCGCTTCACGAGGCGATTGCCCAGGCCACCCGCAATCCCCTCATCATCGACATCTATGGGGCCATCACTGGCGCCCGCGACCGCACCGAATGGGGCGACCTTAAGCGCCGCACCATCACGGCGGACCGCCGCGCGCTCTATTCGGTGGAGCACGGGGTGATGGTTGCTGCCTTGCGCGCCCGGGACGTGGCGGCGGCCGAAGCCGCCATCGCCGCCCATCTGCTTACCGTCCGACGGAACCTGCTGGGCGTCTGA